The genomic DNA ggagtcaaaaaaactgacaccggtgtcaaaaacgagatgcccgcgccgtttcacgaattttccgacgttttgcgaattttgcacaAGATCCACTAATTTTTCGTCAAAGCAAAACaacgcaaattcgtccatcactagccaTGTGTTATACTGCTGCATAAGATAATATGACACACAAACACCAGCATAGCAACCCATTTTGGCATCACAAATAAACAAAagcccattatgacatcacagatAAACagcccattgtgacatcacagatAAACAACatcccattatgacatcacagatAAACagcccattgtgacatcacagatAAACAACatcccattatgacatcacagatAAACagcccattgtgacatcacagatAAACAACAgctcattatgacatcacagatAAACAAACGCAaagtcattgtgatgtcatcaacaCAGCTGGTAAGAGCTACTAACGGTCACTTCCTGTTCAGTGTTTGTGAAGTTGTCGAAGAAGGAGGAGTAGTGTTACTATTTCTCTTACTTTGATAGACTTTGCAAATAACAAAATTAGTTCAAaccttgaaaaatataaaatgacagaAGACAGCAGAGAAAGAATGCaagtagaagaaagaaaaagcagattACATGGCAGTGAAAGCAAGAAGAGTGAAAACACTGGGATACGCAAGACCCCGGGTTTCAAAGACAGATTTTTCACTGCCCTGAGAAACATCCATAGGAAGATAAAGGCTGCTTTCACTCGATCATCTTTGAATAAGGAGCAACAGGAGGAGAAGATGGTCGCGCAAACAAAGAGAAAGCGAGAGGAAAGCGGTGAGGAAAACATCATCCCGATAAAGAAGAGCAGGACCCAACCTGGAGACCTCAGCCCACCAGAAATGACACCTGCCAGAGACTTGCCCGAGCTGCAAGCCAACACGCCTGATAATATTGCTCAATCAAGCCAACGCGCTCCATGCAGTTGGGAGAAAGGGAAGCTCTTTGGTCCTTTCCCCAACCAAGGAATAAAGCGTCTTAGATCagacgaagaagaagaagaagaagaagatgtaaAAGTGAAAAGATTCAGAAGTGCAACACAATCCACCGATGACACAGAAACCCAACCTGCACCAAGTAAGTAGAGAATCAGAGATTTATACTGGATATAAAATAGATGAATGCGCTTCCCAGAGTGTTTCTTACAAGTGTCAGAGATAACTTGCCTATTAGTTTTCCTAGCCACCCATCAACCCCATAGAGAATCCCTGTACTTTCTGGGTTGTGTATCTAGTGCTGCTCAGGCAAAGCATCTCCAACTGACATTTAACTGCCATTTGCTCCCTAATGAAATTATAAAAGTTTAACACTATGAGGCTCCGGGTGTACTTGTTACTTTCTAATACTTCTTTTTTATTCAGCTCCAACAGGTGGAAGTACCATCCCCATTGACACCACATTGTCAATAAACAGATTCAGTTTCCATCAAGTCCTTGGAGAAGGAGCCTTTGGAAAGGTACATTATGTGCACCACTAACAGATAAAATCATGTAGAAATACAGGATATCACACTTCCTATAGTATCAGTGATAAGGATATTGAAATGTACCAGTAAATGATGTGTCCGTATGTAGATACTGTGGCTGAAGGCTGACACATAAAGATCACAAAATTCCACAGTGATATAATTATAAAAGTGCATAGGGGGTGAATAAATGACACTGTATGAGTGGGTAAATATTAACCCAAACAAACCCAAATCACTGCTGTCAAACCTCAACTATTAAGATTTCTGTTTAACTACAGCTCAAAAATCCCACATTAACcattacatatatatgtgtagtgATTCTGAGTGTATGAGCTCTTGGTGGGTGAAACTAATAGTAGTATTAAGTGTCATTACTATGTCATAATGCATCACAAAGAGCAGAATAACAACCCCAGCTAAGCATTCTATTCTAATTGTCACATAATTACATACTTATTCTGGCAAATGACTGACCCTGTAACTTGCCATCTCATCTCTCCCTTCTATCTCCTTCAGGTGGTCCTGGCACGAGACCTTCTCACAGGACAGTGGGTTGccataaaaataattaagaagAGGCCACTGTTAGGCAGGAGGAACAGCGTTATGTCTGAGAAGAAGATACTGGAAATAGCACAGGACTGCACCTTCCTTACAAGAGCCTTTGGAGCATTTCAGACTGAGGTACCAATGACGTGATTTGTCTTTTTCATTGTCTGCCCTTCCATACAGACAGTCCACTAGGTCATCTAAATACATGAGGGATTGACTTATATGTCTGTGTCCAGAGTCGGACTGGGTTACTTAGGGCTCACTGGCTACCCGACTCG from Xenopus laevis strain J_2021 chromosome 5S, Xenopus_laevis_v10.1, whole genome shotgun sequence includes the following:
- the LOC121394348 gene encoding cAMP-dependent protein kinase type 2-like, encoding MTEDSRERMQVEERKSRLHGSESKKSENTGIRKTPGFKDRFFTALRNIHRKIKAAFTRSSLNKEQQEEKMVAQTKRKREESGEENIIPIKKSRTQPGDLSPPEMTPARDLPELQANTPDNIAQSSQRAPCSWEKGKLFGPFPNQGIKRLRSDEEEEEEEDVKVKRFRSATQSTDDTETQPAPTPTGGSTIPIDTTLSINRFSFHQVLGEGAFGKVVLARDLLTGQWVAIKIIKKRPLLGRRNSVMSEKKILEIAQDCTFLTRAFGAFQTEDSIYFVMEYASGGTLFGLIRDGNSVDIDTIRFMAAEIICALTFLHYHFIIHRDIKLENVLLDDKGHIKVADFGLALKTSYGMAKGRAGTPGYIAPEMLYKQMYDGCADYYSLGVVMFRLATQLNAEYLHLPEGKKCLENLDPDLRDIILKLTCNIWSERRKYVLSIRKHPFFGPINWDALEARETESPVILPPAKQIQDPVPYKELVGSDEDKTPISTSQQDQFKGLSFICKELQDFKNP